One window of the Arthrobacter sp. zg-Y919 genome contains the following:
- a CDS encoding glycosyltransferase family 2 protein — protein MHSHVHVCAVVVAHNGAAYLPETLSALTSQTRPADFYIGVDAGSTDASASLLQLGLPVGSPVIAGPARGGFGAAVKAGLAELPGSARTPHGGGGGADAVQEWIWLLHDDSAPDPGALEELLLAVERAPSVTIAGAKQVEWVNDRRLVDVGVSINRWAERLTLIDADELDQGQYDFRSDIFAVNSAGMLVRRDVWDALGGFDPALPGSGDDIDLCWRNRLAGNRVVVVPSARMRHAGNRPGPAASAPAARKAEIYLRLKHAPLWQVPFLAVGAVLGGIGRFFLGMVAKDPGYAISSLITSTAAVLRPVDLYRSRRQAAATRKRPRSAVNALRSGNREVREHRRSLTEYRAAAPDGRETGSEEYVPSGDTNNDFAALAGPGRAWVGLGALMAALLLTGISLAGLHRLFGSPAVAGGALVPLGQGVGDMWAAATGWWAQVGSGAPAHGDPFNYVLSLLAVAGFGNGNAAVLILLLLALPLAGLSAWFAAGAFTGHRGLRFWAAIFWAAVPAFQVALGSGRLGALIVHILLPLAVLAMARAVGAGTPRAADIPAGAPSWTAAAAAGLLLAAVSASAPLLFVLAAVAVLLLTLGLRRRARTLWWSLLPAAALLLPQVLSAAPNLRAVLADPGVPLAFVRAEAWQQLLGYPLAFEVNGTLGGLLPGGPWNLVLALVVGGPVVLLAALALFRPASAPLARLSWLLALAALALSAAASYIGTAAAPDAVVTAFTGPLVSASVVLLLCPALAAAGDIRVPRPGAARNRRLLAAVLGTVLAVGPAASLGLWVIPQFTGSGFPGTQDHAAADAGVLPGLTTGIQGAEDRTLPATAADAGRGDAQSRSLVLHVDADGNVSAALMRGGGTTLEQHSTIYAARDIQGSMGGEQLSDGDQATADLRQAVAVITAGTGVDPREDLARLGVAFVVLQESDTAAELLAGRMDSVPGLSAVGQTGSGWLWRVSEPLSSAGTETQSGAGARVRIHNADGSTAAEVPSGNEGVSTSIPAGDDGRLLVLAERADAGWRATLNGQPLTAAEQEWAQAFELPAEGGELNVDYVSAASPWLEALQVLIIGLTLLLALPTPSGRTIRLPGKRESSAAEAPAADLHSAADLPSGDLPDGGSGPAGHPETAETPVPSGAGPHRENRAPEGRQ, from the coding sequence ATTCATTCGCACGTCCACGTCTGTGCCGTTGTTGTAGCCCATAACGGTGCCGCTTACCTGCCCGAGACCCTTTCAGCCCTGACATCACAGACCCGCCCTGCGGATTTTTACATCGGCGTCGACGCCGGTTCCACTGATGCCAGCGCCTCCCTGCTGCAGCTGGGGCTTCCGGTGGGGAGCCCCGTCATTGCCGGACCGGCGCGGGGCGGCTTCGGTGCCGCCGTGAAGGCGGGCCTGGCCGAACTCCCCGGGTCCGCCCGCACCCCGCACGGTGGCGGGGGCGGCGCTGATGCCGTGCAGGAATGGATCTGGCTGCTGCACGATGACTCGGCTCCGGACCCCGGAGCCCTTGAAGAACTGCTCCTGGCGGTGGAGCGTGCGCCGTCCGTGACGATCGCCGGCGCCAAGCAGGTGGAATGGGTCAATGACCGCCGCCTGGTGGACGTAGGCGTCAGCATCAACCGGTGGGCGGAACGGCTCACGCTGATCGACGCCGACGAACTGGACCAGGGCCAGTACGACTTCCGCAGCGACATCTTCGCGGTGAACTCCGCGGGTATGCTGGTCCGCCGCGATGTGTGGGATGCGCTCGGCGGATTCGACCCGGCGCTGCCCGGAAGCGGCGACGACATTGACCTCTGCTGGCGGAACCGGCTGGCCGGAAACCGTGTGGTGGTGGTGCCGTCCGCGCGGATGCGCCACGCGGGCAACCGTCCCGGTCCTGCAGCCTCGGCCCCCGCGGCCCGCAAGGCGGAAATCTACCTCCGGCTCAAGCACGCACCCCTGTGGCAGGTTCCCTTCCTGGCCGTAGGCGCGGTCCTGGGCGGCATCGGCCGCTTTTTCCTGGGGATGGTCGCCAAGGATCCCGGCTATGCAATCTCCTCGCTGATCACCAGCACCGCCGCCGTCCTGCGTCCGGTGGACCTGTACCGGTCCCGGCGGCAAGCCGCGGCAACGCGGAAGCGCCCGCGCAGCGCCGTCAATGCCCTCCGCAGCGGAAACCGGGAAGTGCGCGAGCACCGACGGTCCCTGACCGAGTACCGGGCTGCGGCCCCGGACGGCAGGGAAACGGGCAGCGAGGAATACGTCCCCAGCGGGGATACGAATAACGACTTTGCCGCCCTGGCGGGCCCGGGCCGGGCCTGGGTGGGGCTCGGCGCCCTGATGGCCGCACTGCTGCTGACCGGAATCTCGCTGGCCGGCCTGCATCGTCTCTTCGGTTCCCCGGCAGTTGCCGGCGGAGCACTCGTGCCGCTGGGCCAGGGCGTAGGAGACATGTGGGCCGCAGCCACCGGCTGGTGGGCGCAGGTGGGCTCCGGAGCCCCCGCCCACGGCGACCCGTTCAACTATGTCCTCTCCCTTTTGGCCGTGGCCGGGTTCGGTAACGGCAATGCCGCCGTGCTCATCCTGCTGCTGCTTGCGCTTCCGTTGGCCGGGCTGAGCGCCTGGTTTGCTGCCGGGGCGTTTACCGGGCACCGCGGGCTGCGGTTCTGGGCGGCTATCTTCTGGGCGGCGGTTCCGGCGTTCCAGGTAGCCCTTGGCAGCGGCCGGCTCGGTGCGTTGATTGTCCACATCCTGCTTCCCCTGGCGGTGCTGGCCATGGCCCGTGCCGTCGGTGCAGGGACTCCCCGGGCCGCCGACATACCGGCAGGAGCGCCGTCCTGGACGGCCGCGGCTGCCGCCGGGTTGCTGCTGGCGGCTGTCAGTGCTTCAGCGCCGCTGCTCTTCGTGCTGGCTGCCGTGGCAGTGCTGCTCCTGACCCTGGGTCTCCGGCGCCGCGCGCGGACCCTGTGGTGGTCGCTGCTGCCGGCTGCCGCGCTCCTCCTCCCGCAGGTCTTGTCGGCAGCTCCGAACCTCCGCGCGGTCCTGGCGGATCCCGGAGTACCGCTCGCTTTTGTCCGGGCAGAGGCCTGGCAGCAGCTGCTGGGTTATCCGCTGGCCTTCGAGGTGAACGGCACATTGGGGGGCCTGCTCCCGGGCGGTCCCTGGAACCTGGTTCTTGCCCTTGTGGTCGGTGGCCCGGTTGTGCTCCTGGCTGCGCTGGCCCTCTTCCGGCCCGCGTCCGCACCGCTCGCCCGGCTGAGCTGGCTGCTGGCCCTGGCGGCACTTGCGCTCAGTGCTGCTGCCTCCTACATCGGAACCGCTGCTGCCCCGGACGCCGTGGTAACAGCGTTCACCGGTCCGCTGGTCTCCGCATCCGTTGTGCTCCTGCTCTGCCCGGCCCTGGCCGCCGCCGGTGACATCCGTGTGCCTCGCCCGGGGGCTGCGCGCAACAGACGCCTCCTGGCCGCCGTGCTGGGAACGGTGCTGGCGGTAGGCCCTGCTGCCAGCCTGGGATTGTGGGTCATCCCGCAGTTCACGGGCAGTGGCTTCCCGGGTACCCAGGACCACGCCGCCGCTGACGCGGGTGTCCTGCCCGGCTTGACCACCGGCATCCAGGGTGCGGAGGACCGCACCCTGCCCGCTACCGCCGCCGATGCCGGCCGCGGTGACGCCCAGTCGCGGAGCCTGGTGCTCCATGTCGACGCTGACGGCAACGTCTCCGCCGCGCTGATGCGCGGGGGCGGAACAACCCTCGAACAGCACTCCACCATCTACGCCGCCCGCGATATCCAGGGCAGCATGGGCGGGGAACAGCTGTCTGACGGCGACCAGGCGACGGCGGACCTGCGCCAGGCGGTTGCTGTGATCACCGCCGGAACCGGTGTGGATCCGCGTGAGGACCTGGCCCGGCTCGGCGTCGCCTTCGTGGTGCTCCAGGAATCCGACACCGCTGCAGAACTGCTGGCCGGAAGGATGGATTCCGTTCCCGGGCTGTCCGCCGTGGGACAGACCGGTTCCGGATGGCTCTGGCGCGTGAGCGAGCCGTTGAGCTCGGCCGGTACGGAAACGCAGTCCGGGGCCGGGGCCAGGGTACGCATCCATAACGCGGATGGCAGTACGGCGGCCGAAGTTCCCTCCGGGAACGAAGGCGTTTCCACCTCCATCCCGGCCGGTGACGACGGACGCCTGCTGGTGCTGGCTGAGCGTGCCGATGCCGGTTGGCGGGCCACGCTGAACGGCCAGCCGCTGACTGCCGCGGAACAGGAATGGGCGCAGGCTTTCGAACTGCCGGCCGAGGGCGGGGAGCTGAACGTGGACTACGTCAGCGCCGCCTCACCGTGGCTCGAGGCACTGCAGGTCCTGATCATCGGGCTGACCCTGCTCCTGGCGCTCCCAACGCCGAGCGGCCGCACCATCCGCCTCCCCGGAAAACGTGAATCCTCCGCCGCGGAGGCTCCTGCTGCGGACCTGCATTCCGCTGCCGATCTTCCCTCCGGGGACCTACCAGACGGCGGTTCCGGTCCTGCGGGGCATCCGGAGACAGCAGAAACACCGGTGCCTTCCGGCGCCGGCCCGCACCGGGAAAACCGGGCCCCGGAAGGACGCCAGTAA
- a CDS encoding WhiB family transcriptional regulator, which translates to MGQAEEKQDRTVIAEQASASYGSRGVPVDWYVDPADPAAAERYRRETVGTLEDQATAFLAAHEALADVPEDLVLDPPVSLFPSPAESENRPVWIGLPGLGQDYADEGELGWQADALCAQTDPEAFFPEKGGSTRDAKKVCAACNVRSQCLEYALANDERFGIWGGLSERERRRLRKQAV; encoded by the coding sequence ATGGGGCAAGCAGAAGAAAAGCAGGACCGTACCGTCATAGCCGAGCAGGCTTCGGCCAGCTACGGCTCGAGGGGTGTTCCCGTCGACTGGTACGTGGATCCCGCGGATCCGGCTGCCGCCGAGCGGTACCGCCGGGAAACGGTCGGCACCCTCGAAGACCAGGCCACTGCTTTCCTTGCAGCGCATGAAGCGCTGGCCGATGTCCCGGAAGACCTCGTCCTTGACCCGCCCGTCTCGCTGTTCCCGAGTCCCGCCGAGTCCGAAAACCGGCCCGTCTGGATTGGCCTGCCGGGCCTGGGCCAGGATTACGCCGACGAAGGCGAACTGGGGTGGCAGGCGGACGCCCTCTGCGCCCAGACCGACCCCGAAGCATTCTTCCCGGAAAAGGGCGGCTCCACGCGGGACGCTAAAAAGGTCTGCGCCGCGTGCAACGTCCGGTCGCAGTGCCTGGAATATGCGCTGGCCAATGACGAGCGGTTCGGTATCTGGGGCGGCCTTTCCGAGCGCGAACGCCGCCGGCTTCGGAAGCAGGCAGTCTAA
- the ahcY gene encoding adenosylhomocysteinase yields MSIEFKVADLSLAEAGRHQIRLAEHEMPGLMALRREYGPSQPLAGARIAGSLHMTVQTAVLIETLTALGAEVRWASCNIFSTQDEAAAAVVVGNGTMDEPAGVPVFAWKNESLEDYWWTAEQILTWPQGSGGPNMILDDGGDATLLLHKGVEYEAAGFVPENPQDGDEDYSFEFTVILDRLRRSLAHTPGKWTAIAGGIRGVTEETTTGVLRLYQLAAEGRLLFPAINVNDSVTKSKFDNKYGIRHSLPDGLNRATDTLIGGKVAVVCGYGDVGKGAAEALRGQGARVIVTEIDPICALQAAMDGYQVARLESVLAQGDIFITTTGNKDIIMARHMAAMKHQAIVGNVGHFDNEIDMAGLARIPGIRKVEIKPQVHEWVFDEGTGTQRSIIVLSEGRLLNLGNATGHPSFVMSNSFANQTIAQIELFTRHGQADADGNPVYGRQVYVLPKVLDEKVARLHLGALGVELTELTKSQADYLGVDVAGPYKSDQYRY; encoded by the coding sequence GTGAGCATTGAGTTCAAAGTAGCCGACCTTTCCCTCGCCGAAGCCGGACGCCACCAGATCCGCCTGGCCGAACACGAAATGCCCGGCCTGATGGCCCTGCGCCGTGAGTACGGCCCCAGCCAGCCGCTGGCGGGTGCCCGCATTGCCGGATCCCTGCACATGACCGTGCAGACGGCTGTGCTCATTGAGACGCTGACGGCGTTGGGAGCCGAAGTCCGTTGGGCGTCCTGCAACATTTTCTCCACCCAGGATGAAGCCGCTGCGGCCGTGGTGGTGGGCAACGGAACCATGGACGAACCTGCCGGAGTTCCCGTCTTCGCCTGGAAGAATGAGTCACTCGAGGACTACTGGTGGACGGCCGAGCAGATCCTGACCTGGCCCCAGGGCTCCGGGGGACCGAACATGATCCTGGACGACGGCGGCGACGCCACCCTGCTGCTGCATAAAGGTGTGGAATATGAGGCCGCCGGGTTCGTCCCGGAAAACCCGCAGGACGGGGATGAGGACTACTCGTTCGAATTCACCGTTATCCTGGACCGGCTGCGCCGCAGCCTGGCACACACCCCGGGGAAATGGACCGCAATCGCCGGGGGCATCCGCGGCGTCACCGAGGAAACCACCACCGGCGTCCTGCGCCTGTACCAGCTGGCGGCGGAAGGCAGGCTGCTCTTCCCGGCCATTAATGTCAACGACTCCGTCACCAAGTCCAAGTTCGACAACAAGTACGGCATCCGGCACTCCCTGCCGGACGGCCTTAACCGTGCCACCGACACCCTCATCGGCGGCAAAGTAGCCGTTGTCTGCGGCTACGGCGACGTCGGAAAGGGAGCCGCGGAGGCGCTGCGCGGGCAGGGGGCACGTGTCATCGTGACGGAAATCGATCCCATCTGCGCGTTGCAGGCCGCCATGGACGGCTACCAGGTGGCCAGGCTGGAATCCGTGCTGGCGCAGGGCGACATCTTCATTACCACCACCGGCAACAAGGACATCATCATGGCCCGGCATATGGCCGCGATGAAGCACCAGGCCATCGTCGGAAATGTCGGCCACTTCGATAATGAAATCGACATGGCCGGGCTGGCCCGGATCCCGGGCATCCGCAAGGTCGAGATCAAGCCGCAGGTCCACGAATGGGTCTTCGACGAAGGCACCGGCACGCAGCGCAGCATCATCGTGCTGTCCGAGGGCCGCCTGCTGAACCTGGGCAACGCCACCGGCCATCCGTCCTTCGTGATGAGTAACTCCTTCGCGAACCAGACCATTGCCCAGATTGAACTCTTTACCCGGCACGGGCAGGCCGACGCCGACGGCAACCCGGTCTACGGCCGCCAGGTCTATGTGCTGCCGAAGGTGCTTGACGAGAAGGTGGCCCGCCTGCATCTGGGGGCACTCGGCGTCGAGCTGACGGAACTGACCAAGAGCCAGGCGGATTACCTTGGAGTCGACGTCGCCGGACCCTACAAATCCGACCAGTACCGCTACTGA
- a CDS encoding DUF3499 domain-containing protein → MESLRQCSRSACRQPAVATLTYVYADSTAVLGPLATYAEPHCYDLCAGHSARLTAPLGWELVRLNLDGQPRTPSPDELSALVDAVREQAEEAPEADAEPRTGGKHALEAPAETPGTRRAHLRVLREQN, encoded by the coding sequence GTGGAATCCTTACGTCAGTGCTCCCGTTCAGCCTGCCGCCAGCCGGCGGTAGCCACGCTGACCTATGTTTATGCGGATTCCACCGCAGTGCTGGGTCCGTTGGCCACCTACGCCGAGCCGCATTGTTACGATTTGTGCGCCGGCCACTCCGCCCGGCTGACCGCACCCCTGGGATGGGAACTGGTCCGCTTGAACCTGGACGGCCAGCCCCGGACCCCGAGCCCCGATGAGCTCTCCGCCCTTGTGGATGCCGTCCGGGAACAGGCTGAGGAAGCTCCGGAAGCGGATGCCGAGCCCAGGACCGGCGGCAAGCATGCACTGGAAGCACCTGCCGAGACCCCGGGAACCCGCAGGGCGCACCTGCGGGTGCTGCGCGAACAAAACTAA
- a CDS encoding DUF5719 family protein: protein MSSKNMGSESAQPGQPAGEPAAAGDPQVSSPKTTGRRTNGAKTAGRWAGGVLLLASTGALIAGTSLVGIGTSDGAVEVPYAEVPAGPLTGVCPEPPRLLAGNVAGTDAEFSAESKDAKSTVTSVVLAAAGTPVPAAELTTVKDGSVLKSMGGGTDLPLAGVRTAGVVRSQPVSAAALLSAEPEGAQQVTAGAALAYTATDGDLAGLTAANCQAPANDLWLVGARTTVGATAVLQLTNPSQTAADVDLELYGSAGPISGPGTRGIAVGAGETKSVVLAGLAANQETLAVRVRSSGGPVGAVIAQNLLRGLTPGGVELIQPTAAPGPAQVVGGVRIQDPTATRNLAKEDGYASVGPSLQIAVPGANDAVVNVRVFGSQGEVVLEGGGSYNAAAGTVTRLPLDTLPEGTYTLDISSDVAVAATAVFSRGSDAKVGTDLAVAPAVERLGSENLAVLPAGDATLSFTAPAGAAEVRLAAVTAEGALLAEKTVQLSAASTVSVQPGDLGESAAAVLISASGAPVYGAQVVTSGDTGISVLALPRGNVGGSRVQVGVGY from the coding sequence ATGAGCAGTAAAAACATGGGCAGCGAGTCCGCACAGCCGGGCCAGCCGGCCGGGGAGCCCGCAGCCGCCGGTGACCCTCAAGTAAGCAGCCCCAAAACAACCGGCCGCAGGACGAACGGCGCCAAGACCGCCGGACGCTGGGCCGGGGGAGTCCTGCTCCTGGCATCAACCGGAGCGCTCATAGCCGGGACATCGCTCGTCGGCATCGGAACGTCGGACGGCGCTGTCGAGGTCCCGTATGCGGAGGTACCGGCCGGCCCGCTGACAGGCGTGTGCCCGGAGCCGCCGCGCCTGCTCGCCGGCAATGTTGCGGGCACCGACGCGGAATTCAGTGCTGAGTCCAAGGATGCCAAGTCCACGGTGACCTCCGTCGTGCTCGCGGCTGCGGGCACTCCGGTGCCCGCAGCCGAGCTGACAACGGTGAAGGACGGCTCGGTGCTGAAGAGCATGGGCGGCGGCACCGACCTCCCGCTTGCGGGCGTCCGGACCGCCGGCGTCGTCCGCAGCCAGCCGGTTTCCGCGGCGGCGCTTTTGAGCGCGGAGCCGGAAGGTGCCCAGCAGGTCACCGCCGGTGCCGCCCTGGCCTACACGGCCACCGACGGCGACCTTGCCGGGCTTACCGCCGCCAACTGCCAGGCTCCGGCCAACGACCTGTGGCTGGTCGGCGCCCGGACCACTGTCGGTGCCACCGCCGTGCTGCAGTTGACCAATCCCTCCCAGACCGCCGCCGACGTCGACCTGGAGCTTTATGGATCTGCCGGGCCGATTTCCGGACCCGGCACCAGGGGCATCGCCGTGGGTGCCGGCGAAACAAAGTCCGTAGTCCTTGCAGGGCTGGCCGCCAACCAGGAGACCCTGGCCGTACGGGTGCGGAGTTCGGGCGGCCCGGTGGGTGCGGTGATCGCGCAGAACCTGCTGCGCGGTCTCACGCCCGGGGGTGTTGAGCTGATCCAGCCCACGGCCGCGCCCGGACCGGCCCAGGTGGTCGGCGGCGTGCGGATCCAGGATCCCACCGCCACCCGCAACCTCGCGAAGGAAGACGGATACGCATCGGTGGGGCCTTCGCTCCAGATCGCCGTTCCGGGGGCGAATGACGCGGTAGTGAACGTCCGTGTCTTCGGCAGCCAGGGCGAAGTGGTCCTGGAAGGTGGTGGAAGCTACAACGCCGCTGCCGGCACAGTGACCCGGCTTCCGCTGGATACGCTGCCGGAGGGCACGTACACGCTGGATATTTCCTCCGACGTCGCCGTTGCCGCTACTGCCGTGTTCAGCCGGGGTTCCGATGCCAAGGTAGGCACCGACCTGGCAGTTGCTCCTGCCGTCGAACGGCTGGGCAGCGAAAATCTGGCCGTGCTGCCCGCAGGCGACGCGACCCTCTCCTTCACGGCGCCGGCGGGCGCTGCCGAAGTCCGCCTGGCGGCAGTGACCGCGGAAGGTGCCCTCCTGGCCGAGAAAACGGTCCAGCTGTCAGCTGCTTCCACTGTGTCCGTGCAGCCGGGTGATCTGGGCGAGTCCGCAGCAGCGGTCCTGATCAGTGCTTCCGGCGCACCGGTCTACGGAGCGCAGGTAGTGACCAGCGGTGATACCGGGATCAGTGTGCTGGCCTTGCCGCGGGGAAACGTCGGCGGCAGCCGGGTACAGGTCGGCGTGGGTTACTAG
- a CDS encoding metallopeptidase family protein — protein sequence MFTGSSFRVRLDDESSAAAASSPGAPARSFRQRRRNRHGRGLRGDVIPPHLAGARTRAERFDEWVLESAQRLERLWGEKIQAYQFVVEEIPPGLEELARSGGPIPLGAGTAPAPNRPPVITIYRHAVETAARGLVPASELVHDVIVEQLAVLMGMDPENVDPAYGRFRPL from the coding sequence ATGTTCACGGGATCTTCGTTCCGGGTGCGCCTTGATGATGAGTCGAGTGCTGCGGCCGCTTCCTCCCCCGGCGCTCCTGCCCGGTCCTTCCGGCAGCGGCGGCGTAACCGCCACGGGCGGGGCCTGCGGGGAGACGTGATTCCCCCGCACCTGGCCGGCGCCCGCACGCGGGCCGAACGCTTTGACGAGTGGGTACTTGAATCCGCACAGCGGCTGGAACGGTTGTGGGGCGAAAAGATACAGGCCTACCAGTTCGTCGTGGAGGAAATCCCGCCCGGCCTCGAGGAGCTGGCACGCTCCGGCGGGCCCATCCCGCTGGGCGCCGGTACGGCGCCCGCGCCGAACCGGCCTCCTGTCATCACCATCTACCGGCATGCAGTCGAAACAGCAGCCCGTGGACTGGTGCCGGCCAGCGAGCTGGTGCATGACGTCATCGTTGAGCAGCTGGCGGTGCTGATGGGAATGGACCCCGAGAACGTTGATCCAGCGTATGGCCGTTTCCGGCCCCTCTAG